The following proteins are encoded in a genomic region of Dyadobacter sp. UC 10:
- the plsY gene encoding glycerol-3-phosphate 1-O-acyltransferase PlsY, with translation MSVALLIVSIVAAYLLGSIPSSVWYGIGYFGIDVRKQGSGNAGATNTFRVLGKRAGTVVMLIDVLKGWTATCLASMLFYMNEIGETELLVYKILFGIIAIIGHIFPVFVNFKGGKGIATLLGMVLAIHPELASVCITIFILTLLASQYVSLSSILATLAFPVLSWAGMFGHPEPLLVVFGFVMFILVVFTHQKNIVRLLNGNENRVNLFGKSKSAVRS, from the coding sequence ATGAGTGTTGCCTTATTAATAGTATCAATTGTTGCCGCTTATTTGTTAGGTTCTATACCCAGCTCAGTCTGGTACGGAATAGGTTATTTTGGAATCGACGTACGCAAGCAGGGAAGTGGGAATGCAGGTGCTACCAATACATTCAGGGTGCTGGGCAAAAGAGCCGGAACAGTCGTGATGCTGATCGATGTATTGAAAGGCTGGACAGCTACCTGTCTTGCTTCAATGCTATTTTATATGAATGAAATCGGCGAAACCGAGCTGCTCGTGTACAAGATCCTTTTCGGGATTATCGCGATTATCGGTCATATTTTCCCTGTTTTCGTAAATTTTAAAGGCGGAAAGGGAATTGCAACTTTGCTGGGCATGGTCCTGGCGATCCACCCTGAATTAGCTTCTGTTTGCATTACCATATTTATTCTGACACTACTTGCATCTCAGTACGTTTCACTAAGCTCTATTCTGGCGACACTGGCTTTCCCGGTACTTTCCTGGGCAGGTATGTTTGGCCACCCGGAGCCGCTACTGGTCGTATTTGGTTTCGTCATGTTTATTCTGGTCGTTTTTACGCATCAAAAAAACATTGTAAGACTCTTAAACGGTAACGAAAACCGGGTCAATCTTTTCGGAAAATCGAAATCAGCAGTCCGCTCTTAG